The Kosakonia sp. SMBL-WEM22 sequence GAAGCAGAGCACGTTGTTGACCTGGTTGGGATAGTCCGAACGGCCGGTGCAGATGATCGCATCCGGGCGCACTGATTTTGCCAGATCCGGCAGGATCTCCGGCTCCGGGTTCGCCAGCGCCAGGATCAGCGGCTGGCGCGCCATCTCTTTCACCATCTCTGGGGTCAGCACTTTTGGCCCGGAGCAGCCGAGGAAGATATCCGCACCGGCCACCACTTCCGCCAGCGTACGTTTGCCGTTGTCCTCCACCGCATAGGCAGCTTTGGTCTCTGCCATGTTTGGCTCACGGTCTTTGTAGATCACCCCTTTCGAGTCGCAGACCACAATGTTGTGTTTCTGCATCCCGAGCACCACCAGCAGGTTCATACAGGCGATGGCTGCCGCACCCGCGCCAGAAACCACCATGCGCACGTCAGAGAGGTTCTTCTCTACCACCCGAAGACCGTTGAGAATGGCGGCGGTGCTGATAATTGCCGTGCCGTGCTGATCGTCATGGAACACCGGAATGTTCATGCGCTCACGCAGTTTCGCCTCAATGTAGAAGCACTCCGGCGCTTTAATATCTTCCAGATTAATGCCGCCGAAGGTTGGCTCCAGCGCGGCAACCACGTCGATCAGTTTGTCGGGATCCTGCTCGTCAACTTCGATATCGAATACATCAATACCGGCGAATTTCTTAAACAGAACACCTTTGCCCTCCATCACCGGCTTCCCGGCGAGCGCGCCGATATTACCAAGGCCGAGCACCGCGGTGCCGTTGGAGATAACGGCCACCAGATTGCCGCGCGCAGTGTATTTGTAGGCTGCCAGCGGGTCTTTCTCAATTTCCAGACAGGGTGCGGCCACACCGGGCGAGTACGCCAGCGCCAGGTCGCGCTGCGTCGCCAGCGGTTTGGTAGGGGAGACCTGAATCTTACCCGGGCGGGGAAACTCGTGAAAATCGAGGGCACTCTGTTTTAATTGGTCGTCCATTAGATGTTCCTTTCACGTTGCTTTCAGCGTCAAGAGTGTTAACGCGTGATGACACTCCAATGCACCGACCAGTATGGCCTTTGTCGGCAGCATAAACTTTGAAGGTCGCCATACTCTGGCCATCGCATCAACAAAACCGTTACGTATATCTCCCATCTTTGTTACCTGTCGCAAAACCCCGTAAAGGGCTGCATCTGCTATGCTTTTTTGTTATGCAGCTCTCATCCTGACAACAGCGCGATGCGACGCGCGTAAATAAAACATTGCTTTTTAAGGAGTTATCTTCATGAATTATTTAGACGGCCTGAAACAGTTCACCACCGTCGTGGCGGACAGCGGCGACATCGAATCCATTCGCCATTACCAGCCGGAAGATGCCACCACCAACCCCTCTCTGCTGCTGAAGGCCGCTGGGCTTGGGCACTTTTCCCACCTGGTCGACGACGCGCTGGAGTATGGTAAAGCGCGCGGCAAAACCCAGGAGCAGCAGGTCGCGGAAGCGAGCGACAAACTGGCGGTCAATATCGGTGCGGAAATTCTGAAAAGCATTCCGGGCCGCGTCTCCACTGAAGTCGACGCGCGTCTCTCCTATGACAAAGAGAAGAGCATTGCCAAAGCGCGCCGCATCGTTGAGCTCTACCAGGAGCAGGGGATCGATAAGTCACGCATTCTGATCAAACTCGCCTCCACCTGGGAAGGCATCCGCGCGGCAGAAGAGCTGCAAAAAGAGGGTATCGACTGTAACCTGACGCTGCTCTTCTCTTTCGCGCAGGCGCGTGCCTGTGCTGAAGCGGGCGTCTATCTGATTTCGCCCTTCGTCGGGCGCATCTACGACTGGTACAACGACCGCAAACCGATGGACCCGTATGTGGTGGATGAAGACCCAGGCGTGAAATCGGTGCGCAATATCTATGACTACTACAAACAGCACCGCTACGAGACCATCGTGATGGGTGCCAGCTTCCGCCGCGTCGAGCAGATCCTTGCTCTTGCCGGCTGTGACCGTCTCACCATCTCGCCTGCCTTACTGCAAGAGTTGCAGGAGCATGAAGGCACCGTCGAGCGCAAACTGGTGCCGTCCACCCAGACCTTCTCACGTCAGGCGAAAATGACCGAAGCGGAGTTCCGCTGGGAACATAACCTCGACCCGATGGCGGTTGAGAAACTCTCTGACGGCATCCGCCAGTTCGCTGTCGACCAGCGCAAACTCGAAGATCTGCTTGCTGCCAAACTTTAATTTTTTGCCACGGAGTGAACTATGTCCCGTAAAGAGCTTGCTAACGCCATTCGCGCCCTGAGTATGGACGCGGTGCAAAAAGCCAATTCCGGCCACCCCGGTGCGCCAATGGGGATGGCGGATATCGCGGAAGTGCTGTGGAACGACTTTCTGCAGCACAACCCGGCCGACCTAACCTGGTACAACCGCGACCGCTTTATTCTCTCTAACGGTCACGCCTCGATGCTGCTCTACAGCCTGCTGCACCTTAGCGGCTATGACCTGCCGATCGAAGAGCTGAAAAACTTTCGTCAGCTGCACTCCAAAACGCCGGGCCACCCGGAAATTGGCTACACGCCGGGCGTCGAGACCACCACCGGCCCGCTGGGCCAGGGGCTGGCAAACGCCGTCGGTCTGGCCATTGCCGAGCGCACGCTGGCGGCGCAATTTAACCGTCCGGGCCATGACATTGTCGATCACTACACCTATGTCTTTATGGGCGATGGCTGTCTGATGGAGGGGATCTCCCACGAAGTCTGCTCGCTGGCGGGCACGCTGGGCTTAGGCAAACTGATTGGCTTCTACGATCACAACGGCATCTCCATTGATGGCGAAACCGAAGGCTGGTTTACCGATGACACCGCCAAACGCTTTGAAGCCTATAACTGGCATGTGATTAGCGAAGTGGATGGTCACTCTGCGGAAGCAGTGAAAAAAGCCATCGAAGAGGCACAGCAGGTAAAAGATAAGCCGTCGCTGATTATCTGCCGCACGGTGATTGGTTTTGGCTCGCCGAACAAAGCGGGCAAAGAGGAGTCCCATGGCGCGGCGCTCGGCGACGAAGAGGTGGCGCTGACCCGCAAACAGCTGGGCTGGAACTACGGTCCGTTCGAGATCCCGAAAGAGATCTACCAGGCGTGGGACGCCCACGATCGCGGTGCGAAAGCCCAGCAGTCGTGGAATGAGAAACTGGCCGCGTGGGAGAAAGAGTACCCGGATCTGGCAGCAGAGTTCAAACGCCGTATGAGCGGCGGACTGCCGGAGAACTGGGAGCAGACCACCTCCGAATACATCAACAACCTGCAGGCTAACCCGGCGAAGATCGCCAGCCGCAAGGCATCGCAAAACACCCTGAACAGCTATGGTCCGGTGCTGCCGGAACTGCTTGGCGGCTCGGCGGATCTGGCGCCAAGTAACCTCACCATTTGGTCAGGATCTACCTCGATTAAAGAGGATGCCGCCGGAAACTACATTCACTACGGTGTGCGTGAGTTTGGCATGACGGCGATTGCTAACGGTATCGCTCACCACGGCGGTTTCGTGCCCTACACCGCCACCTTCCTGATGTTTGTTGAATACGCCCGTAATGCGGCGCGTATGGCGGCGCTGATGAAAGCGCGGCAGATCATGGTCTACACCCATGACTCCATCGGCCTTGGCGAAGATGGCCCAACGCACCAGGCGGTTGAGCAGATTGCCAGCCTGCGTCTGACGCCAAACTTCAGCACCTGGCGCCCCTGCGACCAGGTGGAAGCAGCGGTCGGCTGGAAACTGGCGATTGAACGCCACAACGGCCCGACGGCGCTGATCCTCTCGCGTCAGAATCTGGCGCAGATGGAGCGAACCCCGGAGCAGGTCAAGGCGATCAGCAAAGGCGGTTATATCCTGAAAGATAGCGATGGCAAACCGGATCTGATCCTGATTGCCACCGGCTCCGAAATGGAGATCACTATGAAGGCCGCCGATCAGTTGAGCGGTGAAGGCGTTAAAGTGCGGGTGGTTTCGCTGCCTTCTACGGATATCTTTGATGCCCAGGATGAAGCGTGGCGCGAATCAGTGCTGCCGTCGGATGTCAGCGCGCGCGTCGCGGTGGAAGCCGGGATTGCCGATTACTGGTACAAATATGTCGGTCTGAAAGGGGCAATCGTCGGCATGACCGGCTATGGCGAGTCCGCTCCGGCGGAGAAACTCTTCCCTTACTTCGGCTTTACCGTTGAGAATATCGTGGCGAAAGCCAAAGCGGTGCTTAACAAGTAATCTTCAGGCGCGCCCGCTTCGGCAGGCGCGCTTTCTCTTATTTCACCACCTGCAACGCTTCGCTGTTTTGCGGCGTGACAATCTCCTCCTGCTTCTCATCCCACAGCGCTTTTTTCACCAGCACAAAACCAGGATGTTGCGAATCGCGTTTCACCAGCGCGGCAGCGTCGTCATCCTCCTGCACATTGCTGTTATAGGGGAAGGAGGGCACGGCTTTCACCCACTCTCCCTGCTGGATATCGTAGACGTAGACCACGTTCCACGCGCTGGTCCACCATTGCGGGAAGATCACCACGCGGTCGCGACCGCTGTCGTCAAGGCCGGAGAGCGTCTCCACGGTGGCACCAATACACTGCGGCAGCGTGGCGGGTTTAATGGCCGGGTTGCTGCTCCACAGCGCGCAGTCGCAGTCGCCCTCTTCTGTACAGCTGCCGCCCGTATGCGGATCGCGGGCGCTAACCCACACCGTCTCTTTCGTGACGCCGTCAAATTTGCCATTGGTCAGCGCGCCCTGCACCGCCTGCTCTTTCTGATTGAGGCGCGTGAGCAGATCCGTCTCTGTGCTGATGCGCCAGCCTGCTGGCTGGTGGAGGAAAGTTAACTGCGCGGGGTAATTTTTAAGCTTGTCTGCCTCCAGCCCGGCCTGTTTGACAAAGTCGACCTCGACATCGCCCGCGCTGGTTTCGTTGATATCAAGCGTGGAGATAATGCGCTGGCTGAAGTGCGGTGCGCGGGCAGCGAAATCCTGCTGCTTGCGCAGCACCGCGTCGCGGGAGAGCTTTTCGCCAAACCAGCTCACCTGGTCGGCATAGAGATCGCCTGCGTCGGCCTTGCCGTTAAGGTGGCTGTTCCAGCGCTCGACCTGCGCGGCGATGGCCTTATTGTCGGCGGCGGTGAGTTCAGCTCTGGCAGGCAGAGCGGCGATAAAAGCCAGGCTTAAGGCAAGCCACGGCGTAAACAGAGGTTTCATTATTCCCTTCCCGGTTGCGATGTGCGGGCGGATTATAATGAGCGCGGGGCAGTCTCGTCACTCGCTTATCGCGTGACCCAAAGAGTTGGCCATGAATCGGGGCCGTGCCAGTTGTCGCAGGTCGGCTCCTGAGCATAACGTACGAGGCGAAAAGTCTGGCCGTCGAAACGCCAGCGGCTGGCGACGCCGCAATCTGCAAGCCCTCGCCCTTTCGCCAGCGTCGTCAGCTCGCGGCTCTTCTCATCAAACGAGGCATTCATCAGCTCCATCTCGCTGTTGCCGTTATCCGGGGAGAACGGCAGCCGCAGGCGTACCAGGCGGGAGACAAACGGTTTTTGCCGCGAGACAAGCCAGGCGAGATCGATCACATTGTAAGCCCCCGCTTCGCAATCAATCATCAGCAGCGCTTTATCATTGGTCAGCGCGTAGACCCGTACCTGGCGGCGCGCCGGGTCGAGGGAGCACTGGGTGTTGCTCATTCGCCAGTTGCCGTAATCAAGCAGATCGTTAAGTTGCTGGTGGGTTAAGGGCGCGGGGGCCGCAGTAGGCTGGACAACCTCTTTTAAGGCGGGCGCGGGCGGCACGCTCAGCGGCGGACTGACCCCTTTTTTAATCCACGCGGTTTTACTGCCGACGCGTTTTTGCTGCGCGTCAATAAACAGCAGTGCGGCTTTCAGCCCGGCGAGCGAAATCCTCCCCTGCCCGCTCTGCAGGGTGATGGTCTGCCCATCCTGGATGGTCTCCAGCAGCGCGGCTACGGTTTGCGGGTTGCTGGTCATCAGATGCCACGGCGCGATTTTCCACTCTGTGTTGGTCATCTTCAACGGTTGACCATCAAGCAGCAGACGCCCGGCAATCGGCGGTGCTTTACCCACAGGGATGCCGATACCGCCGAGATCGATACGCAAAGCAGCATCGGCGCGCGCCCCGGCGCTGCGCTCAAGGCTCATCACCAGCCCGGCGTGATCGCCGGTATTGCGCGCGACGCAAAAATTCTGGTTATTACAGGTTACTTGCCAGTCGGAGAAGGTTTTCTGTGCAGGCGCCGCCCACAGAGCGGGTGCGGTGCAAAGACCGAAAAGGAGAGTAAGTACGCTGCGATAACGCATGAATGGTGCAACCCCGGAAGAATAGACGCAAAACTGGCGTATCTTTACTCCCGCGGTTGACCGGCTCAATCGGATTTGTCGGATAGCTTCATGCGAAAGTTGGTAGGGGTACAGAAAATATGCTTCACGCCATCAGACCAGAGGTTTGCAGATACTGTAATAAAATGACCGCCTTGCCGTCACGGATCTCACCGCTTGCCACCATCGCCAGCGCCTGTTCAAAGGGCAGTTCCAGCACTTCGATATCTTCATCTTCCACGCCACCACCGCTGTTAGCGCGCTGCGCGTCGCTATATTCGGCAACAAAAAAGTGCACGATTTCCGTCACGCCGCCCGGCGACATATAGAGTTCGAACACTTTGCGCACCTCACCGACCAGGTAGCCGGTCTCTTCAATCGCCTCTTTGCGAATGCACACTTCCGGCTCGTCGTCGTCCAGCAGACCGGCGCAGGCTTCAATCAGCATGCCACTCTCGTTGCCATTCACCCAGCTGGCGATGCGGAACTGGCGGATAAGCACCACGCTCTGTTTTTCGCGGTTATAGAGCATGATGGTCGCGCCGTTGCCGCGGTCATACACCTCACGTTTATGGCGGATGACTTCGCCATTCTGACGCGTCAAATCGTAGGTGATGTTACGCAGAACAAAGTAGTTTTCGGAGAGGATTTTATCTTTAATCACATCGATTTTTAGCGACATAGCAGGCTCCAGAAGAGAAAAAGAATGGCGCTATAGTACGCGCCCTGGCCTGCTTTGTCGCCGGGGTTACTGTTTCTCCGGTGGGTTAATGCCGAGCCACGCCATCATCCCCTGCGCCGCATGGCGCCCCTCCGCCATCGCCGTGACCACCAGATCGGCACCGCGCACCGCATCGCCACCGGCAAAAATCTGCGGGTGAGTGGTTTGATACCGGTAGGTGCTATTGACGCTGGCCGCGATGCGTCCCCACTCATCCACCTGCACACCCTGGCGCGACAACCACGGCATCGAATGGGGATTGAAACCAAAGGCCATAATCACCGCGTCGGCGGGCATAATAAACTCGCTCCCTGCGATCGCCACCGGGCGGCGACGCCCTTTCGCGTCCGGCTCGCCGAGCTGCGTACGCTGTAAACGTACGCCGCTCACGTTGCCCCCCTCATCGACTTCAATGTTGAGCGGCTGGACGTTGAACTCAAAGTTCGCCCCCTCATCACGGGCATTTTTCACCTCTTTTTTCGAGCCGGGCATATTGGCTTCATCCCGGCGGTAGGCGCAGGTGACTTTTGCCGCACCGTGACGCAGCGCGGTGCGCACGCAGTCCATCGCCGTATCGCCGCCGCCGAGCACCACCACGTTTAGCCCGGCGGTGTCGACAAATGGCTCATCCGCCGTGGTTTCAAGCCCCATCAATTGTTTGGTGTTGGCAATCAGGAACGGTAACGCGTCATAGACACCAGGCGCCTGTTCATTGGGCAGGTTGGCTTTCATCGAGCGGTAAGTGCCGACGCCGATGAATACCGCGTCGAACTCCTGGAGCAGTTGCTCCAGTGGACGATCTTTGCCGATTTCACAATTGAGTTCAAAACGGATGCCCATCGCGCTAAAGATTTCGCGCCGCCGCGCCAGCAGAGATTTGTCGAGCTTGAAAGCCGGAATGCCAAAGGTGAGCAGGCCGCCGATTTCCGGGTGGCGATCGAAGACGGTGGCGCTGACGCCGTGGCGGACCAGCACATCGGCACACGCCAGCCCCGCCGGCCCTGCGCCAATAATCGCCACCCGTTTATCAACGGGTTTCACCTGCCGCAGGTCGGGCCGCCAGCCCCCGGCCAGCGCCTGATCGGAGATGTAACGCTCAATGTTGCCGATGGTGACCGAGCCGGAGGCATCGCGCAAGGTACACGCCCCTTCGCAGAGACGATCCTGCGGGCAGACACGGCCAGTGATCTCCGGCAGGCAGTTGGTCTGGTGCGAAAGCTCTACTGCCGCAGCAATGTCGCCCGCTTTTACGCGAGCAATCCACTGGGGAATATGGTTGTGCAGCGGACAGCGCCATTCGCAGATGCTGTGCTCGCCGCAAGTTAAGCAGCGCTGCGCCTCCTGCTGCGCCTGCAGGGGTCGAAATGGCAAGTAGATCTCATCAAAGCCGCTTTTCCGCGCCGCCAGCGCCAGCTTCTCCGGCTCGCCGCGCGTGGCGGTACTACGTAACTGGCGCATTTTGTCGTCATTCTGCGCCGGAAGCTCGTGCCACGGCAGCGCCTGCTGGCTGGCGGTGCGCAATCGCCGTGTTTTCGCCATATTTGCCAGCGCTTCTGCGTTAATTAAGGTGAGCGCATCCGCCGGGCAGTTCTCCACGCAGGCCGGGCCTGCCAGGCGCTCTGCGCAGAGATCGCACTTGTGAGCGGTGGCTTTTACCTGCCCTTTTACGTCCGTGACCAACACCTGCATCGTGCCGAACGGGCAGGCGACAACGCAGGATTTGCAGCCGATGCATCTCTGCTGATTCACCTGCACCGCGTCATCGACGCGGGTGATGGCACCGTTCGGGCAACTGCGCGCGCAGGGGGCGGCTTCGCAGTGATGGCAGGTCACCGCGCTGTTCTGCTGGGGGTTTTTGATTACAGTAATACGCGGGTAGAACGCACCAGGGGTAAGGGGATGTTGCTCGTCGTTGTGCGCCATTACGCAGGCCACTTCGCAGGCATGGCATCCAATACAGTGTTGGCTATTCGCCATAATAAAACGATTCATGGCACCCTTCTTGATTGGCTGGATAAACCTTATCTTTTATATGCCTACTCTATTTACCGGGGTGCCTGCTGCCAGGCAATGTTCATTTGCCCAGAAAGGTTATCTATTTGTCACGAACATGTAGCAGATCAATTTATGTTAGCTTTTCAGAAAAATAGTAAGCCTGCGCAATTATGCTGGATAGTCTACAGTCCGTGTAAATGGTTAATAACGGGCAGGTAACGGCGCCTTCACTTACCGTTGCGGTAAAGCTTAGTCAGAATGAAGAATCAACGTTGAGAGTGGGTCTACGCAGAAGAAAATTTGGCTTAAATGACGATCTGCCCCGTGAAGCCTCAATCGGGCATGATAATTTACACTTTCTCCTTTATTTCTCCACGATTGGTGTCGCTATTACCGCTACATTGAGGCGGCTACTCTCACCTTAATCATGCGCAGCAATATGAGGTCCTGTTTCTGATGGCGAATTTTTTTATCGATCGCCCCATCTTCGCGTGGGTGCTGGCGATCCTGATCTGTCTGACCGGGGCGCTCGCCATTAGCTCGTTGCCCGTTGAGCAATATCCCGATTTAGCGCCGCCAAATGTGCGCATTACCGCCAACTACCCCGGTGCGTCGGCGCAGACGCTGGAAAACACCGTCACGCAGGTGATTGAGCAGAATATGACCGGGCTCGATAACCTGATGTATATGTCCTCGCAAAGCAGCGCCACGGGCCAGGCGTCAATCACCCTGAACTTCCGCGCCGGGACCGACCCCGATGAAGCGGTGCAGCAGGTTCAAAACCAGCTGCAGTCCGCGATGCGCAAGCTGCCGCAAACCGTGCAGAACCAGGGCGTGACGGTGCGCAAAACCGGTGATACCAACATCCTCACCATCGCCTTTGTCTCCACCGACGGGTCGATGGATAAGCAGGATATTGCCGACTATGTGGCGAGTAACATTCAGGACCCATTAAGCCGCGTTAACGGCGTCGGCGATATTGATGCCTACGGCTCGCAGTACGCTATGCGCATCTGGCTCGATCCGTCGAAGCTCACCAGTTATCAGCTCACCACCGGTGATGTGACCCGCGCCATTTCCTCCCAGAACGCGCAGATTGCCGTCGGACAACTGGGCGGCACGCCCTCCGTTGACCGCCAGGCGCTGAATGCCACCATTAATGCGCAGTCGCTGTTACAGACGCCGGAGCAGTTCCGCGCTATCACGTTGCGCGTTAATCCTGACGGGTCGGAAGTGCGTCTTGGTGACGTGGCGACCGTTGAACTGGGTGCGGAAAAGTATGACTACCTCAGCCGTTATAACGGTAAAGCCGCCTCCGGGCTTGGCGTGAAGCTGGCCTCCGGGGCGAATGAGATGGAGACGGCAGAGCTGGTGCTCCAGCGGCTTGATGAGCTGTCCCACTACTTTCCCCACGGCCTTGAGTATAAAGTCGCTTACGAGACCGCCTCGTTTGTTAAAGCCTCAATCATTGACGTGGTTAAGACGCTTCTCGAAGCGATTGTGCTGGTGTTTGTGGTGATGTACCTCTTTTTGCAAAACTTCCGCGCCACACTGATCCCAACCATCGCCGTGCCGGTGGTGCTGCTCGGCACCTTTGGCGTGCTCTACTCCTTTGGCTACAGCATCAACACCCTGACGATGTTTGCGATGGTGCTCGCCATCGGCCTGCTGGTGGATGATGCGATTGTAGTGGTGGAAAATGTCGAGCGCATCATGAGCGAAGAGGGTCTTTCGCCGCGCGAGGCGACGCGCAAGTCGATGGGGCAGATTCAGGGCGCGCTGGTCGGCATTGCGATGGTGCTCTCCGCCGTGTTTGTACCGATGGCCTTCTTTGGCGGCACTACCGGTGCTATCTATCGCCAGTTCTCTATCACTATTGTTTCGGCAATGGTGCTCTCGGTGCTGGTGGCGATGATCCTGACACCTGCGCTCTGCGCCACGCTACTCAAGCCGCTGCACAAAGGCGAGCAGCACGGACAGAAGGGCTTCTTCGGTGCCTTTAACCGCGTCTTCAACCGTAATGCCGACCGCTATCAAACCGCCGTGGGCAAAATCCTGCACCACGCTCTGCGTTGGATCCTGCTCTATCTGCTGCTGATTGGCGTGATGGTGCTGCTGTTTATGCGCCTGCCCACCTCGTTTCTGCCACTGGAGGATCGCGGCATGTTTACCACCTCCATTCAGTTGCCGAGCGGCTCAACGCAACAGCAGACGCTGAAGGTGGTGCAGAAGGTTGAAAAGTACTTCTTCACCCATGAGAAAGAGAATGTGCAGTCGGTGTTCGCCACCGTCGGCTCCGGCCCCGGCGGCAACGGGCAAAACGTTGCGCGCCTCTTTATTCGCCTGAAAGATTGGGAGTCACGCCATACCAGCGAGGGCAGCGCCTTTGCCATTATCGAGCGCGCCACCAAAGCCTTTAGCCGCATCAAAGAAGCGCGCGTCTTTGCCGGCAGCCCGCCGGCGATCAGCGGCATGGGCAGCTCCGCCGGGTTTGATATGGAGTTGCAGGATCATGCCGGTGCTGGCCACGATGCGCTGATGGCGGCGCGCGACCAGTTGATTCAGCTCGCCTCGCAGGATCCGGCTCTCACCCGCGTGCGCCACAACGGGCTGGATGATAGCGCGCAGTTACAGATTGATATCGATCAGCGCAAAGCGCAGGCACTGGGCGTCTCGATTGATGATATTAACGACACGCTGAAGACCGCATGGGGCTCCAGCTACGTTAACGACTTTATGGATCGCGGCCGCGTGAAGAAGGTCTATGTGCAGTCGGCGGCGAAATTCCGCATGCTGCCGGATGACATTAACCGCTGGTATGTCCGCAATAACAGCGGCGGAATGGTGCCCTTCTCCGCTTTTGCCACCTCGCACTGGCAAACCGGCTCGCCGCGTCTTGAGCGCTACAACGGCTATGCGGCGGTGGAGATTGTCGGCGAAGCCGCGCCAGGGGTCAGTACCGGTACGGCAATGGATGTGATGGAGAAGCTGGTACGCCAGCTGCCGACCGGCTTTGGCCTGGAGTGGACGGCGATGTCTTATCAGGAGCGGCTCTCCGGCGCGCAGGCACCGGCACTCTATGCCGTCTCGCTGCTGGTGGTTTTCCTCTGCCTTGCCGCGCTGTATGAGAGCTGGTCGGTGCCCTTCTCGGTGATGCTGGTGGTGCCGCTGGGCGTAATTGGCGCGCTGGTAGCGACCTGGATGCGCGGGCTGGAGAATGATGTCTACTTCCAGGTGGGGCTGTTGACGGTGATTGGCCTGTCGGCGAAGAACGCGATTTTGATTGTTGAGTTCGCCAATGAGATGAATGCCCGCGGTGAAGATCTGCTCGCCTCAACGCTGCATGCCTGCCGCCAGCGTCTGCGGCCCATCCTGATGACCTCGCTGGCGTTTGTTTTTGGCGTGCTGCCAATGGCGACCAGCACCGGTGCCGGCTCAAGTAGCCAGCATGCGGTGGGCACCGGGGTGATGGGCGGGATGATTTCCGCCACGGTGCTGGCGATCTTCTTTGTCCCGCTCTTCTTTGTGCTGGTGCGCCGCCGCTTCCCGCTCAGGGCAAAACCACGTTAATCGCGGGCAACAAAAAAGGCGACTGGATTCAGGTCGCCTTTTTTACGTGGATATTATTATTAAGCCGTCACTGCTCAATCATTCGTCTGAAAATTATTTACGAAGCATGCCTTCGATAAAATCTTTCCAGTTCCCCAGTTCATGTTCAATCATAACTACCTCTCTTATTATTACGGCCATTCTACTCAATGCCCGGATGCGCTGTGAAGCTATTTAAACCAATCGAATTAATCGCTCTTTACCGGGCATATCTCTTTGGCTTGGGCTTACTATGCGCCGCTCTGCGGCCTCATACTGTGATTAACGGCAATATTTCCTAAAAACTTGAGGGCTAAATGAAATGGCGATCACATTGTCAGATAAATCTTTAGTTTTGTTATTACGCGATGAACTAGGGGTGACCAAAAGTTATTTAACTAAAATCACTCAACTCACCGTTAAGTGAATTATTATTACCACGCGAATGATATTCGAATTAGATTCCGTTATTCTAATTTCCTGTTCGAATAAGGTTAAAAAGAGACAAAAGGATTCAACATGATCACCCTGTATGGCATCAAAAATTGCGACACCATCAAGAAAGCCCGCCGCTGGCTGGAGGCTGAGCAGGTGGAGTACCGCTTCCATGATTACCGCGTCGACGGGATTGATGCAGATCTGCTGCGCCCCGCAGTCGCAGAGCTTGGCTGGGAAGCATTACTGAACACGCGCGGAACCACCTGGCGCAAGCTGGATGAAGCGCAGCGCGCGGCAGTCGTTGACGCTGAAACGGCGATTGCCTTAATGGTTGAAATGCCAGCAATTATCAAACGACCATTGCTCTGCGCGCCCGGTAAGCCTATGCTGCTGGGTTTCAATGAATCCAGTTATGAGAAGTTTATTCACGAGGTGTAGTTTATGTCATGCCCGGTTATTGAGCTGACGCAGCAGCTTATTCGTCGCCCTTCTCTGAGTCCCGATGATGCGGGATGCCAGGCGCTGATGATTGAACGCCTGCGCGCTATCGGTTTCACCGTTGAGCCGATGGATTTTGGCGACACGCAGAACTTCTGGG is a genomic window containing:
- the acrD gene encoding multidrug efflux RND transporter permease AcrD; translated protein: MANFFIDRPIFAWVLAILICLTGALAISSLPVEQYPDLAPPNVRITANYPGASAQTLENTVTQVIEQNMTGLDNLMYMSSQSSATGQASITLNFRAGTDPDEAVQQVQNQLQSAMRKLPQTVQNQGVTVRKTGDTNILTIAFVSTDGSMDKQDIADYVASNIQDPLSRVNGVGDIDAYGSQYAMRIWLDPSKLTSYQLTTGDVTRAISSQNAQIAVGQLGGTPSVDRQALNATINAQSLLQTPEQFRAITLRVNPDGSEVRLGDVATVELGAEKYDYLSRYNGKAASGLGVKLASGANEMETAELVLQRLDELSHYFPHGLEYKVAYETASFVKASIIDVVKTLLEAIVLVFVVMYLFLQNFRATLIPTIAVPVVLLGTFGVLYSFGYSINTLTMFAMVLAIGLLVDDAIVVVENVERIMSEEGLSPREATRKSMGQIQGALVGIAMVLSAVFVPMAFFGGTTGAIYRQFSITIVSAMVLSVLVAMILTPALCATLLKPLHKGEQHGQKGFFGAFNRVFNRNADRYQTAVGKILHHALRWILLYLLLIGVMVLLFMRLPTSFLPLEDRGMFTTSIQLPSGSTQQQTLKVVQKVEKYFFTHEKENVQSVFATVGSGPGGNGQNVARLFIRLKDWESRHTSEGSAFAIIERATKAFSRIKEARVFAGSPPAISGMGSSAGFDMELQDHAGAGHDALMAARDQLIQLASQDPALTRVRHNGLDDSAQLQIDIDQRKAQALGVSIDDINDTLKTAWGSSYVNDFMDRGRVKKVYVQSAAKFRMLPDDINRWYVRNNSGGMVPFSAFATSHWQTGSPRLERYNGYAAVEIVGEAAPGVSTGTAMDVMEKLVRQLPTGFGLEWTAMSYQERLSGAQAPALYAVSLLVVFLCLAALYESWSVPFSVMLVVPLGVIGALVATWMRGLENDVYFQVGLLTVIGLSAKNAILIVEFANEMNARGEDLLASTLHACRQRLRPILMTSLAFVFGVLPMATSTGAGSSSQHAVGTGVMGGMISATVLAIFFVPLFFVLVRRRFPLRAKPR
- the ypfM gene encoding protein YpfM; translated protein: MIEHELGNWKDFIEGMLRK
- a CDS encoding ArsC family reductase, with product MITLYGIKNCDTIKKARRWLEAEQVEYRFHDYRVDGIDADLLRPAVAELGWEALLNTRGTTWRKLDEAQRAAVVDAETAIALMVEMPAIIKRPLLCAPGKPMLLGFNESSYEKFIHEV